The genomic region CACCAGATCAGCTACGAAAGATCCTTCGCGCAGATGAATCACCAGGCGCTCGGCGCGGCGGCAGACGCAGCGCGCCACGTGCGCTACTGATACCGATGGGTGTCCGCCGGGCAGGATAAACTCGCGCAACTCGGGTAGAGTGGCGTTCATCCGGTCCATCTCCTGTTCCAGCAGCGCCACGTCTTCCGCGTGCAAATCTGGAATCTTCATCTTCGATTTTTCAGGATCCGAGGCCAGCGAAGCGCCGATGGTGAAGAGTCTATCTTGGATTTCCTTGAGTAAGCC from Hymenobacter aerilatus harbors:
- a CDS encoding cob(I)yrinic acid a,c-diamide adenosyltransferase, giving the protein MKIYTKTGDQGLTSLIGGTRVPKSSLRIDCYGTVDELNAYIGLLRDQDVNGSRRGLLKEIQDRLFTIGASLASDPEKSKMKIPDLHAEDVALLEQEMDRMNATLPELREFILPGGHPSVSVAHVARCVCRRAERLVIHLREGSFVADLVVVYLNRLSDYLFVLGRQMAHDLGAEEVTWKPRL